From the Pseudomonas baltica genome, one window contains:
- a CDS encoding methyl-accepting chemotaxis protein: protein MLLLALYLFACLQASIRLSARGITTLAESLRDGNLCVQVAVSGRDELAAISTALNVAVVQLRTSLRGVDHETSQLSGAVRTLGDHSSGTLVDVEAQQLQISQIATAATQLAATSQGVARSCEQASGSAQHTRQIAEDSSRDSQRTTASIQQLNLRLGETASALGRVSEQGQQIQSVVDTIRGIAEQTNLLALNAAIEAARAGEQGRGFAVVADEVRSLSQRTQASTAQIAGTVDSLRNTVKQAVDLMESACGQAQSDAAAVTGLGESLGAIASAVQSVTDTLAQIATAVEEQANVADEVSSNIQQVDQAAVRLLEGARAVNSAADQLSSGSRALSSNTARFNLV from the coding sequence ATGCTGTTGCTGGCGTTGTACCTGTTTGCTTGCCTGCAGGCGTCGATTCGCCTCAGCGCGCGGGGCATTACCACCCTGGCCGAATCGTTGCGTGACGGCAATCTGTGCGTGCAAGTGGCCGTGAGCGGTCGCGATGAACTGGCCGCCATCAGCACCGCCCTCAACGTCGCCGTGGTGCAACTGCGCACCAGCCTGCGCGGGGTCGATCACGAGACCTCGCAGCTCAGCGGTGCGGTGCGAACCTTGGGCGATCACTCCAGCGGTACCTTGGTGGACGTCGAGGCGCAGCAGTTGCAGATCAGTCAGATCGCTACCGCCGCCACACAGCTGGCGGCCACCTCCCAAGGCGTGGCCAGGAGTTGCGAGCAGGCTTCGGGCAGCGCCCAGCATACCCGCCAGATTGCCGAGGACAGCAGCCGCGACAGCCAGCGCACCACGGCCAGTATTCAACAACTCAACCTGCGTCTGGGCGAGACCGCCTCGGCGCTGGGCCGGGTGAGTGAGCAAGGCCAGCAGATCCAGTCGGTGGTCGATACCATCCGCGGCATCGCCGAGCAGACCAACCTGCTGGCGCTCAACGCCGCGATCGAGGCTGCCCGTGCCGGAGAGCAAGGACGTGGTTTCGCCGTCGTTGCCGACGAGGTGCGCAGTCTGTCGCAGCGTACCCAGGCCTCTACCGCGCAGATCGCCGGCACCGTGGACAGCTTGCGCAACACCGTCAAGCAGGCTGTGGACTTGATGGAGAGTGCCTGCGGCCAGGCGCAGTCCGATGCCGCGGCAGTGACCGGCCTGGGCGAAAGTCTGGGGGCGATCGCCAGCGCTGTGCAGAGCGTGACCGATACCCTGGCGCAGATCGCCACGGCGGTGGAGGAGCAAGCCAATGTCGCCGACGAGGTCAGCAGCAACATCCAGCAGGTCGATCAGGCCGCTGTTCGCCTGCTTGAAGGCGCGCGTGCGGTGAACAGTGCGGCCGATCAACTGAGCAGCGGTAGTCGTGCGTTGAGCAGCAATACGGCGCGTTTCAATCTGGTCTAA